A genomic window from Centroberyx gerrardi isolate f3 chromosome 14, fCenGer3.hap1.cur.20231027, whole genome shotgun sequence includes:
- the LOC139914880 gene encoding lysophosphatidic acid receptor 6, which translates to MMNTVHLNCTISPAEYQYQLFPAVYSLALVLGLPGNLAALYVFIFKITPRTSFNVYIINLALADTAILCTLPFRIHYHVNKNNWVFGDMACRVTGTLFLANIYMSICFMTCICVDRYVATVHPHSYLRLRTYCCSAVVSVALWVVFGAAILGFILMGPLETNHINGSHSCFENFARHEWDRRMAPFSVLGLVFGSLLPSGFILVCYPLAARRISAIKTKTAQRAVRVICTILAITVLCFVPYHVVYLLHLLRHLGVIRSCRCTNAIYDARRVTMALVTLNTCLDPLLYYVTTSHCKWKHFTVRWRWRRIRRTRGVYSIAMS; encoded by the coding sequence ATGATGAACACGGTCCATCTCAACTGCACTATCTCACCAGCTGAGTACCAGTACCAGCTGTTCCCAGCCGTCTACAGCCTGGCCTTGGTTCTGGGCCTCCCGGGTAACCTGGCTGCCCTCTACGTCTTCATCTTCAAGATCACTCCCCGCACCTCCTTCAATGTCTACATCATCAATCTGGCTCTGGCGGACACAGCCATCCTCTGCACCCTGCCCTTTCGCATTCACTACCACGTCAACAAAAACAACTGGGTGTTCGGAGACATGGCCTGCCGCGTCACGGGGACTCTGTTCCTGGCCAACATCTACATGAGCATCTGTTTCATGACCTGCATCTGTGTGGATCGCTACGTAGCCACCGTACATCCGCACAGCTACCTGCGGCTGCGGACCTACTGCTGCTCCGCTGTGGTGAGCGTGGCACTGTGGGTCGTCTTTGGAGCGGCCATACTGGGCTTTATCCTCATGGGCCCTCTGGAGACCAATCACATCAACGGCTCCCACAGCTGCTTTGAAAATTTCGCCCGGCACGAGTGGGACAGGCGTATGGCACCGTTCAGCGTGCTGGGCCTGGTTTTTGGCTCTCTGCTGCCCTCCGGGTTCATCCTGGTGTGTTACCCGCTGGCTGCCAGGCGCATTTCGGCGATAAAGACTAAAACGGCCCAGCGAGCCGTGAGGGTGATTTGCACCATCCTGGCCATCACCGTGCTCTGCTTCGTGCCCTACCATGTGGTGTACCTGCTGCACCTGCTTCGGCACCTGGGGGTGATCCGGTCGTGCCGCTGCACCAACGCCATCTACGATGCCAGGCGGGTCACCATGGCCCTGGTCACCCTCAACACGTGCCTGGACCCCCTGCTGTACTACGTCACCACCAGCCACTGCAAATGGAAGCACTTCACGGTCAGGTGGCGGTGGAGAAGGATCAGGAGGACCAGGGGAGTTTACAGCATCGCAATGAGCTAG